The following coding sequences are from one Epinephelus fuscoguttatus linkage group LG5, E.fuscoguttatus.final_Chr_v1 window:
- the LOC125888393 gene encoding dehydrogenase/reductase SDR family member 11-like yields MKERNVDDGHIINLNSMSRHCVVPSTDLHFYSSTKFAVTALTEGLRQELREANTHIRATCISPGLVETEFGPHLYSDNADKVAAVYTKFRAMEAIDVANAVTYVLSAPPHVQF; encoded by the exons atgaaagaaagaaatgttgaTGATGGGCACATCATAAACTTAAACAG CATGAGCAGACATTGTGTTGTCCCCAGTACTGATTTACATTTCTACAGCTCTACCAAATTTGCTGTGACGGCTCTGACGGAGGGTCTGAGACAGGAGCTGCGTGAAGCAAACACCCACATCAGAGCCACA TGTATTTCTCCTGGTTTGGTGGAGACAGAATTTGGTCCACATCTCTACAGTGACAATGCTGACAAAGTTGCTGCTGTATACACTAAATTTAGG GCTATGGAAGCAATAGATGTTGCAAATGCTGTGACATATGTCCTAAGTGCCCCTCCCCATGTGCAG TTTTAG